In Sorghum bicolor cultivar BTx623 chromosome 8, Sorghum_bicolor_NCBIv3, whole genome shotgun sequence, one genomic interval encodes:
- the LOC110437556 gene encoding uncharacterized protein LOC110437556, with protein MPPSGRGRGRGVPLNPPATIEQLLAVQTQLMEALVNNQQNHPIGGAPPRDKRGEFLKGHPPVFTHATDPLEADDWLRVVEKQLNISQYDDRQKVLFASGQLQGEAQTWWESFEYGRPPNAPAITWLEFKENFRSYHIPEGLIELKAEEFRNLKQGSKTVPEYRDKFAQLSRYAPSEVANDADKQRLFLKGLYDGLQLQLMSNGYPNYQTLVNRAIVVDNKHKEMDAKRKRMQGQASGCNTRPRTNQQQGSQQRYQGPPSQWNRGQYPQRNQFQQRP; from the coding sequence ATGCCGCCAAGTGGTAGAGGACGTGGAAGGGGTGTCCCACTCAACCCACCCGCCACCATCGAGCAGCTATTAGCAGTCCAGACGCAGCTTATGGAAGCCCTGGTGAACAACCAACAGAATCATCCAATCGGAGGGGCACCACCGCGTGATAAGCGGGGTGAATTTTTGAAAGGTCATCCCCCTGTGTTCACACATGCCACTGATCCACTGGAGGCAGATGACTGGCTTCGTGTAGTGGAGAAGCAACTCAACATATCCCAGTATGATGATAGGCAGAAGGTGTTGTTCGCAtctggacaacttcagggagaagctcagacatggtgggagtcgtttGAGTATGGACGACCTCCCAATGCACCTGCTATCACATGGCTGGAGTTCAAGGAGAACTTTAGGTCCTATCACATACCAGAAGGGTTAATAGAACTGAAGGCAGAGGAGTTCCGGAATTTGAAGCAGGGATCTAAGACAGTTCCAGAGTACAGGGACAAGTTTGCTCAGTTGTCGCGCTATGCTCCCAGTGAGGTGGCTAATGATGCTGATAAACAGCGCCTCTTTTTGAAGGGATTGTATGATGGGCTCCAACTCCAGCTGATGTCCAATGGATACCCCAATTACCAGACGCTTGTGAACCGTGCTATCGTAGTGGATAACAAGCATAAGGAGATGGATGCTAAAAGGAAGAGGATGCAGGGACAGGCCTCTGGATGCAATACTCGTCCTCGCACCAACCAGCAGCAAGGCTCGCAGCAAAGGTACCAGGGACCACCGTCACAGTGGAATCGTGGTCAGTACCCCCAGCGCAATCAGTTCCAGCAGCGCCCGTAG